Proteins co-encoded in one candidate division TA06 bacterium genomic window:
- a CDS encoding PorV/PorQ family protein: protein MKKNILIALAALVAIGGQAGAVTFSKVGTAGAQFLKLGAGARAVGMGEAFTAVVDDATAMYWNPAGLAQAKKQEMTFTHNQWLGGIKHEFIGYCLPLGGNGTLGMNLTVLNVGEMPVTTVERGEETGEFFTCMDWAFALGYGRNLTDKVAFGATAKVIQQRIWDMKASAFAMDLGISAKTGYKSLRIAAALLNFGTDIQYKDGQLIDAFNWHDYGDGPQQTQSLEYVTSSSPLPLSYRLGLGYDLIDNPTHKLTGAFDYVHPNDGSEKQNLGVEYGFNKMLFARAGLRIDIDARYDKNAYSPTFGMGVDYGFGMLKTKIDYAFADYGPLSTVHRIALALIF from the coding sequence ATGAAAAAAAATATATTGATAGCCTTGGCGGCGCTGGTGGCCATTGGCGGCCAAGCCGGGGCGGTGACCTTTTCCAAGGTGGGGACCGCGGGCGCCCAGTTCCTTAAACTAGGGGCCGGAGCCAGGGCGGTGGGCATGGGCGAGGCCTTTACGGCGGTGGTGGACGATGCCACTGCCATGTACTGGAATCCGGCCGGCCTGGCCCAGGCCAAAAAGCAGGAGATGACCTTTACCCACAACCAGTGGCTGGGGGGCATCAAGCACGAGTTCATCGGCTACTGCCTGCCGCTGGGCGGTAACGGAACGTTAGGAATGAACCTGACGGTGCTCAATGTCGGCGAAATGCCGGTGACCACGGTAGAACGGGGCGAAGAAACGGGAGAGTTCTTTACCTGCATGGACTGGGCTTTTGCTCTGGGCTATGGCCGGAACCTGACCGACAAAGTGGCCTTCGGCGCCACCGCCAAGGTCATCCAACAGAGGATCTGGGACATGAAGGCCTCGGCCTTTGCCATGGACCTGGGGATTTCGGCCAAGACCGGTTACAAGAGCCTGCGGATAGCCGCCGCCCTGCTGAATTTTGGCACCGATATCCAGTATAAAGACGGCCAGTTGATAGACGCTTTCAACTGGCACGATTATGGCGATGGCCCCCAGCAGACCCAAAGCCTGGAATACGTGACCAGTTCTTCACCGCTGCCTTTAAGCTATCGGCTGGGCCTGGGCTATGATTTAATAGACAACCCTACCCACAAGCTTACCGGGGCCTTTGACTACGTTCACCCCAATGACGGCAGCGAAAAGCAGAATCTGGGTGTGGAATACGGCTTCAATAAAATGCTGTTCGCCAGAGCCGGGCTGCGGATCGATATTGACGCCCGTTATGATAAGAATGCCTATAGTCCCACTTTCGGCATGGGAGTTGATTATGGCTTCGGCATGCTTAAAACCAAGATAGACTACGCCTTTGCCGATTACGGGCCGTTAAGCACGGTTCATCGTATTGCTTTAGCTTTGATCTTTTAA